Below is a genomic region from Flavobacterium ginsengisoli.
AATCGATCGAGAAACTTTCTGGTAAAGATTTATTAGAATGGAATAAAAATGCAAATGAAGTTTCTAAAGATTTGAAAGAGAATTCGCTAACATTTTCTGATTTTGAATCATGGACAGGTTTTGATATGATTTTCGATTTTTACAGATTAAAAAGTGCCGATGAATTGGCTTTTTCTGAAATTGGAAAAAAGAGATTAAAGCAATATGAATTGATATGCAAACAGTTAAAGAAATCAAATAACCCTAAGTTGGTTTTATGGGCCAAAATATTTTGGAAAACCATGAACGGCAAGCCTTCCAATCATTTCAGAATTGATTTAAAAAACAACAAAATTGATAATTTATCTGTTAAATAATTTTAATATTTATTGAATCAAAAAGATTAAATTGCATTTATAATTTATTTCCATGAGCCAAAAATCCTTTTTATTATTCTTGTTATCCGCCTTTTTTTATCATTCGTATTCACAGAATATAAAATTTGCGCATTATAATGATAATAACGGATTGTCTCATAATTCGGTGCGCCATATTGTACAGGATAAAAAGGGTTTCATGTGGTTTGGAACTTTTTCAGGACTAAATCGTTTTGACGGTTATCAGTTCAAAAATTACATGAGTTCTACGCCTGGTAAAAACAAATTGTACAATGATGATATCACGGCTTTAGAGCTGGATGAAAAAAATAATTATCTCTGGATTGGTACCCGAAAAGGACTCACGCTTTTCAAAATGGATACGCATGTTTTTACTACTTATTTTCATAAAAAAGACGATCCAAACAGTTTGCCAGATGATGAAGTTAGAGCCGTTTATGTAGATAAATTTGAAAGAGTTTGGGTAGGAACCAAAACGAAAGGAATTTATTTATTCTTTTTGAAAGAAAACCGATTCGAAAAAATTAAACTGAATGGTTATGAATATATAAAAGAAATTTTTGAAGATAAAAAAGGAAATGTCTGGGTTGGAAGTTATGAGAAATCATCTGTAGCCAAAATTACGATGGATGCGAAAGGTGCGATTGTGAAAATCAATAATTATACGCTTTCTGTTCCAAATTCGAATATAAAAAATCCATACCTAAATTTTATTTACGAAGATGCCAAACAAGATATTTTTGTTGGAACTCGTGAAGGTTTGTATAAACTCGATAAAGCAAGCGATAAGTTTGTTAATCTATATATTGAAAGCAAACAAGTTAGAGGTGCTTTAGGACCTTATTTTATTTCTGTTGCACAGGCTCCTGATGGCAAATATTGGGTTGGAACTTTGGGCGGATTATTAGTTTGTGATCAATTAGAAGACATTCAAAAAGGAAATTATAAATGGTATTATTCTATTCTTTCAGATGACACTTCGCTTGTCGATAATTTAATTTCGGCTCTTTATTTTGATAAATCTGGAGTCTTATGGATTGGAACCGAAGATGGTTTAGATAAATACGATCCGTATGAGAATCAGTTTACTTTAAATAAAGATATTTCGCGTTCTATTGGCAATCAAGCGCCTAGAATTAGAGGTTTTGCCAAAACCTATGATGAAAAAGTAATTGTTGCAACTTATCACAACGGGCTTTTTATTTCTAACATAAAAGGTTCGACACCTCTGCACAACACAGGAAAAGATATTGCTAGTATTTATTCTGAAGACGGAAAGATTTTTTACTGTGGTCTTTGGGATGGCAATGTTTTGGTTTATAATTATTTGAGCAATTCTTCTAGAGAAATAAATTTAGGATTTGAGAAATCGCCTGTTTTTGCCTTTAGAAAAATTACAGATGATAAAATGATTGTAGGTTCATTTGGAGAAGGAGCTGTAATTCTAAATACTAAAACACTTCAAGTAGAAACTTCAAGTAAACTTTTACCCGATTTTCAGATTAATGCTATTGAAAGAGACACCAAAAATAATGTTTGGTTTGCAACAGAAACGGGAGTGGTAAAATACAATATCAATACCGGAAAAATAGAAACATATTCGTCACTTTTTATCAAAGAAAAAGGTGTTCCTCATGACGAAAATGTTAGTGATGTTTTAGTTGATGTTAAAGGAAAGATCTGGGCTTCAACTCGTTTTGGGCTATGTTTGTACAATCCGAAAAAGAACGAATTTGAACCCGTAAAAAATCTTAAGGAACTTTCTGGAAAATGGATTACTGATATTTTATCAGATGCCAACGGTAATTTGTGGCTGAATATCAACAATAATAATATTGCTTTTGTAAAATCGAATTTAAAAGATATTAGCATTTATCACGTAAATAGCGGAAACAGATTGGATGTTTTTAGTTCTAGTGGTTTCTTTTATTTTAATAATTCTAATATTTTTCTTGGTGGTAAAAACGGAATTATTTCTTTTTCTCCGCCAGCGATGAAAAGAAACAATTGGTCGCCATTGCCTGTTATTTCTGAATTTAAGATTCAAAATGAGGAAGTTTTTCCAGAAATGGAAATCAACGGAGAAATTCCGCTTTCTAAAGATTTAAATTATGGAAATGAAATCGAATTAAGCCATAAAAACAGGAACTTTTCTCTGCAGTTTTCGGCACCTTCATTCGCAAACGAAAAATTGAATAAATTTCAATACATGTTAGAAGGTTTTGATAAAGAATGGATAACAGTTAATAGTACATCTAGAATTGTACAATATACCAATCTTTATCCAGGCAATTATACTTTTAAGATAAGATCAAGCAATAGCGACGGTTATTGGAGTAAAACGGTTTCTTATAAAATAAAAATTCTGCCTCCGTTCTGGCTTACGCCGACTTCTTTTTTAATGTTTTTTGCTATTTTATTCGGTGTTTTTTATTTCATTAGAAAAGAGATTAAGAATCGTATTCGTTTAAAACAAGAGCTGCTCACAGAAAAAGTAAACAGAGAACACGACATAAAATTAAATAATGAGAAATTACGTTTCTTTACCAATATTTCGCATGAATTAAGAACGCCATTAACGCTAATTTTAGGTCCAGCAAAACAGCTTTTGGATGAAAACAGTAATGCTACAGATTACGAAAAAAGCCGTTATAACTTAATTTATCAAAATGCCAGCCGATTGCTAAATTTGGTGAATCAGGTTTTGGATTTTAGAAAAGCGCAGTCGGGTGAATTAAAACTAAAGGTAACCAAAACGGACATTTTATCGTATTCAAAAAATATTTTCGATTCGTTTAAGGAAATGGCTTATAATAAAAAAATTAAGCTCAATTTTATTTCTGAAGATGATGAAATAAATGGCTGGCTAGACAATGACAAATACGATAAAATTCTTTACAATCTTTTGTCTAACGCCTTGAAGTTTACCAACAAAAATGGTAATGTAGATTTGTATGTGAGACTAAAAGATACGGTTGAAGATATTTTGGTAATTGAAGTTACAGATGACGGAATTGGTATTCCGTTAAAAAGTATAGATAAAATTTTCAAACGTTTTTACCAAGCTTCAAACAGTAAAGACAATAATACTGGATCAGGAATTGGTTTGTCATTGGTAAAATCTTTGGTTGCCATTCATAAAGGAACTATTTCTGTAGAAAGTACTGCAGGAAAAGGAAGTACTTTTAAAGTAGAAATTCCGATTGATCGTGAATCTTACGAACATAAAGAAGTGTTTGAATATGCTCTTAAAAATGACAATCTAAGTATGCTGATTCCAGAAAAGGTCGCCAAGAAAATTATTCAGAATACAGATTTAAAAGAGAAGATTCTGGTTATTGAAGATAACTCAGAACTCAGAAAATATTTGGTCGATTATTTATCGGATTATTACAAAGTGTATGATGCTGAAAATGGAGAAGAAGGCTTAAAAATCTGCCGACAAATAAAACCTATTTTATGCGTAACCGATGTTATGATGCCCGTTATGGACGGATTGGAATTTTGCCAGCAATTAAAAAATGATGATTTTATAAGTCATATTCCAGTTGTGATGCTTACAGCGTTGGGAGAAAATATGGATAAAGTAAAAGGTTATGATATTGGAGCTGATGGTTATTTGGTAAAACCTTTTGAGCCTTTACTTTTGAAAACGGTTATAGAAAATATGATCAAATCGAGATTAGATCTGAAACAAAAATTCTCTGGCGAAGTAGAAAGCAAAGTTAGCATGCTGACACATTCGCCAATTGACGAGGAGTTTATGGAAAAAGTAACGAATCTAATCAACGATAATTTAAGCGATGTTGATCTTTCAACCGATTTTTTATGTGACAAACTGGGCGTTAGTTCTTCCAAATTATATAGAAAAATTAAAGAATTGACCGATTTAGCACCAAATGAATTTATCAGAACCATTCGTTTAAAAAAATCAGCAGAATTGCTAAAAACCAAAAAATACAATGTTTCTGAAGTAACAGATTTAGTTGGTTTTAATGATCCATTATATTTCAGTAGATGCTTCAAGAAACAGTTTGGTTTCCCGCCAAGCAAGTTGATTAATTAGGTTTTTTTGACAGGATTCGGGCGATGGCGATTGGCGAAGCAATTCAGGAATTTTACAATCCAGCTCTCAAAGAGTCAAAAACATCAAAGTAGTGCGACTCACAGCGAAAGAATGTGCAACATCTAAATTAGCCCTGAAAGAGTGAAAGCATATTCTGAGTATTATGTGTTGAATTATTATATGGACATATTTGTGCTTTCACCCTTGTAGGGTGCTATTCATTCCCATGTTAGAGTGTAGTGCGGTGCACTAGTTTGATGCTTTTGGACTTTCAGTCCAATTCAAATTCTATCCATTTTTTCTTTGATTGATATGTAAAAATCCTACAATAATCAATTTTATCCATGTTTTTGATGTATTAATCCATTTTGAAAGAAGGATGTAATTCTATTTTTGTCTTATAACTTTTAACTATTTAGCATTATGAAAAAGCATATAGATACAGACAATCCGTTAAATAATTTAGATGAGTGGGAAGATGATTTGTTAATGCGATATCCTGATCCTTCTGAAGAAAATGAAGAAGTAAAAGAAAAGCAGAAAGAAGAATTTAGAAACTATGTCGATTCGGAAAGAGTAGAAACTGTTAAGGAGTTTTACAGAATAAACCACACGTATCAAACTTATGATTTTGTATGCGACAAAGAACAAGATTTTCTGCAATTTAATAGAAAAGAAATGTCAATCTGGGAAGCTGTTGAGTTTTTAAACACGCTTGTAGACGACAGTGACCCAGATATTGACTTAGACCAAACACAGCACCTTTTACAAACTTCAGAAGCAATTCGCGCAGACGGTCATCCAGATTGGTTTGTATTGACAGGTTTCATTCATGATTTAGGTAAAGTATTATGTTTGTTTGGAGAACCGCAATGGGCAGTTGTAGGAGATACATTTCCTGTTGGATGTGCTTATTCGGATAAAATTGTATATTCAGAATTCTTTAAAGAAAATCCAGATTTTACAGACGAAAGATTCAATACCAAGTTTGGTGTTTACACAGAAAACTGCGGATTGGACAATGTAAAAATGAGTTGGGGACACGATGAGTATTTGTATCAAATCATGAAAGATTATCTTCCAGATCCAGCTTTATACATGATTCGTTATCATTCCTTTTATTCTCAGCATAAAGAAAATGCTTATGCGCATTTAATGAATGAAAAAGATATCGAAATGTTTGACTGGGTGAGAAAATTCAATCCTTACGATTTGTATACAAAAGCGCCAGTAAAACCAGACGTGCAAGCATTGCTTCCTTATTATAAAGAATTAGTTGCGAAATATTTACCAGAAAAATTGAAGTTTTAAAAGGGTCATATAAACACATAGAAACATAGTCCCGATAGCTATCGGGATTCTTTTAAGTGTAAAAACATTTATTAGAAGAAACTAGTTTCCCACACATAGTTATATGTTTTAATAATAAAGTGAAACGCCTTTCAAGACAAAGAAAAACTATGTTTCTATGTGTTAAAAAATAAATGCCAGCTATCTAAAACCAAAAATAATGCAGAAAATCACAACCAAAATATTTTTTATTAGCCTGTTATTGCTTTTCACAATAGGAATTTCGGCTCAAGAAAAAGACCGTAATGATTGGGAAAATCCAGAGGTATTTCAAATTAACAGAGAGCCAGCTCGTGCGGCTTTTCTTCCGTATGCAGATGAAACTTCTGTTATAATGGATAAATATGAAAACTCACCTTGGTATTTTTCTTTAAACGGAAAATGGAAATTTTCTTGGTCGCCAACACCAGATGAACGTCCAAAGGATTTTTATAAAACGGATTTCAGTACTTTACATTGGAAAGAACTTCAAGTGCCTTCTAATTGGGAACTGAATGGTTACGGTGTGCCAATTTATACTAACATTACGTATCCTTTTGAAAAAAATCCGCCTTTCATTAATCATTGGGATAATCCAGTTGGGTCTTATAAAAGAGATTTTGTCTTTGCCAGAAAACTGGAACGGCCGACATGTTTTTCTTCATTTTGAAGCAGGAACTGCGAGCTATGTATATTTGGGTGAACGGAGAAAAAGTAGGCTACACAGAAAACACCAAAAGTCCGGCAGAATTTGATATTTCGAAGTATTTAAAATCTGGAAAAAATGATTTAGCGATAGAAGTGTACAGATGGAGCGATGGTTCGTATCTAGAAGATCAAGACATGTGGCGACTTTCTGGTATTGATAGAAATGTGTATTTGTATAGTACAGATAATGTTCGTATTGCAGACTTTTTTGCCAAACCAGATTTAGATGCTAAATACAAAAACGGAAGTTTAAGTGTCGATGTGAGTTTAAAAAATCTGAGTTCAACTTCTGCTAACAACCAAAAAGTAGTCGCAAAACTGGTTGATGCTTCTGGGAAAAATGTATTTGTAAAAGAATTGAATGTCAATTTAGAAGCGTCAAAAGTTCAGACTTTAAATTTTTCTCAAAATGTATCAAGTCCAAAATTATGGAGCAGTGAGACGCCTAATTTGTATACGTTGATTCTGACTTTAAAAGATGCAAAAGGAAATATTGTAGAAACAGTTGGAACACAAATCGGATTTAGAAAAGTAGAACTAAAAGGTGGCCAATTATTAGTTAATGGAGTTCGATTAATGGTTCATGGAGTTAATATCCATGAACATAATCCAGAAACAGGACATTATCAGGACGAAGCGACGATGATGAAAGACATTAAAATGATGAAACAGCTGAATATTAATTCAGTTCGCTGCAGTCATTATCCGAACAATATTTTATGGGTAAAACTATGTAATAAATACGGTTTGTTTTTGGTGGATGAAGCTAATATCGAAAGTCATGGAATGGGAGTAGAGGGACAACCTCTAATTTGGATGAATCCAAAAACGAATCCTGGTTATCTTCCAGAATGGAGAGAAGCACATCTAGACAGAATTTACAGCCTTGTTGAAAGAGATAAAAATATGCCGTCTGTAATTATCTGGTCATTAGGAAATGAAAGCGCCAATGGACCTGTTTTTCACGAAGCATACAAATGGATCAAAAAAAGAGATAATTCTCGTTTGGTTCAGTTTGAACAAGCAAAAGAAAACGAAAATACTGATATCGTTTGTCCAATGTACCCAACAATTGAATACATGAAAGAATATGCGGCACGTAAAGAAGTTACACGCCCTTATATCATGTGTGAGTATTCGCATGCAATGGGAAACAGCAGCGGAAATTTTCAAGAATATTGGGATATCATTCGCGGAAGCAAAAACATGCAAGGCGGATTTATTTGGGATTGGGTAGATCAGGGATTTTATGGAATTGATGAAGCAGGCCGTAAATACTGGACTTACGGTGGCGATATGGGAAGCCAGAATTACTTAAATGATGAAAACTTCTGTCACAACGGGTTGGTTTATGCTGATAGAACACCGCATCCTGGAGCTTTTGAAGTAAAAAAAGTATATCAGAATATCTTGTTTAAAGCTGTAGATATAAAGAACGGAATTATTGAAATCAATAATGATTTTGGGTTTACCAATCTGAACAAATACAATTTTAGATATGAAGTTTTAGAAAACGGAAAAGTAATTAAAGAAGGAATTTTGAATGTTGCTTTAGATCCGAAATCTAAAAAGCAATTTAAAATTGATTTACCAAAATTAGAGTCAAAAGAAGGAACAGAATATTTATTGAATGTTTTTGCTAGTACAAAAACAGGCTCAGAAATATTACCTCAAAACTTTGAAATCGCAAAAGAACAATTTGTAATTGAAGACGGGAAATATTTCGCAAAATCTGAAAATGGAAGTCTTGCAAAAGTACAAGATGAAAAAGATCAGTTTGTTTTGACTTCTGATAATGTAACCGTTAAAATCAGCAAATCGACTGGATTGATTTCGTATTACAGTTTAAAAGGCGAAGAATATTTCAAACAATATCCTGAGCCTAATTTTTGGAGAGCTCCAACAGATAATGATATTGGAAACAAAATGCAGATTAGAACAAATGTGTGGAGAACTGCTGGAAAAAACACTTCGTTAGAAAGTATTCAGCAAAGTGAGGAAAATGGCAAAAAATATATCATTGCAAAATTAAAATTGAACGATGTTGCTTCCGATTATACGATCAAATATGCATTAGGAAATGATGGTGCTTTAGAAATTCAGGCTTCTTATAAAAAAGGAAATAATCCGGTTCCAGAATTACCGCGTTTCGGAATGATTTTCACTTTAAAAAATACATTAGAAAATCTGGATTATTACGGAAGAGGACCTTTAGAAAATTATCCTGACAGAAAAACAGCATCCTTGAAAGGAATTTATACTAGTAAAGTTGCAGACCAATATGTGCCTTATACACGCCCACAAGAAAATGGATACAAGACCGATATACGCTGGTTTAAATTATCAAGCAATTTAGGAAATGGCTTGGAAATAAAAGGTCTGCAACCTTTAGGAATAAGTACTTTAAATAATTATCCGAATGATTTTGACGGAGGAATTTCTAAAAAGAATATTCATTCTAGCGATATTACTCCGAGAAATGAAGTTGTAGTTTGTGTCGATTTAACCCAACGTGGATTAGGAGGTGACAACAGTTGGGGCGCACCGCCACACGAACAATATACCTTAACCCAAAGCGAATACAGCTACGGATTTGTCATTAAACCACTTTAAATAATTTTAGTTTTCAGTTTCAGTTTTCGGTCACAGTTAGGACTGAAAACTGAGACTGCGACTGAAGACTAATCAAATAAAAAAATGAGTAACACTACAAGTGGAAGATTAATTTCTTTAGATGCACTGCGCGGGTTTGTGATGTTTTGGATCATGAGTGGCGAACATATTATTCATGCTCTGGCCAAAGTGGCTCCAATTCCTATTTTTGTCTGGATGTCATCGCAACTGCATCATGCAGAATGGAATGGTATTACCTTCTATGATATGATTTTTCCTGTGTTTCTATTTGTGGCCGGCGTTTCGATGCCTTATTCTTTCGAAAAGAAAATGCAACTGGCTGGTGTTAAATCTCCAAATGATTTGCCTCCAACCGAAAAGCGAAAAATATATTTATCGATGTTGAAAAGAACCTTCATTTTATTGGTTCTAGGATTTGTAGTAAACGGATTATTACGATTTGATGGTTTTGACCAAACGCGTTTTGCAAGTGTTTTAGGAAGAATTGGACTCGCTTGGTTTTTTGCCGGAATCATCTTTTTGAATTTTGATTTTAAAAAACAATTAATCTGGTTCTTCGGAATCTTAATTGGCTATTATGCTTGCAATGAAATGGATTCGGTCCCAGATTTTGGAGCTGGAGTTTTAACCAAAGAAGGTTCACTAGAAGGCTACATTGATCGTCTTTTTTTACCAGGAAGATTGCACAGTACGGTTTACGATCCAGAAGGAATATTTTCAACTCTTCCCGCTATCGCAACTGCTTTATTAGGCGTTTTTATAGGAACATTTTTAAAAGCAAAATGCCCATTCTCTATAAATGTGAAATTGCTTTTAATGACCTTAACGGCAGTAGTTTTAATTATTATAGGTTTGATTTGGGATATCAGTTTTCCAATCAACAAACATTTATGGACCAGTTCTTTTGTCTGTTTTGTTGGCGGATTTAGTATTTTGTTTTTTGTCTTTTTTTATGTGATAATCGATTTGTTTGGTTTTCATAAATGGGCATTTCCATTAATCTTAATTGGTTCCAATTCTATTTTAATTTATATCGCAGCAGAAGGTTTAGTCGATTTTAAACATACAGCAGATTATCTTTTTGGCGGACTTATACAATATATCTCGCTTAATTGGCGACCTTTTTTTGTCGCATTATCCGTCACCATTGTACAGCTTATTTTACTGTACTTTTTATATAAAAAGAAATGGTTTCTCAAGATTTGATAGCAATCAAATTTTAAAATACATTTTACTATCTAACCACACAATAACCACACAATTATGAATGTATTACAAACCGCAGATTACATTGTTTTCTTTATCTACTTTGTCATAGTTACTGCCTATGGAATGTATATTTACAGAAGCAAAAAAACTGTCGCAACGAGTTCTAACGAATATTTTTTAGCCGAAGGATCACTTACTTGGTGGGCAATTGGGGCCTCTTTAATCGCTTCTAATATTTCAGCAGAACATTTTATTGGTATGAGCGGTTCAGGTTTCGCCATCGGACTTGCTATTGCTTCTTATGAATGGATGTCGGCCGCTACATTAATTATTGTAGCAATGTTTATTTTACCCATTTATTTGAAGAATAAAATATTTACGATGCCTCAGTTTTTAGCCAAAAGATATAGCGGAACAGTGAGTACAATTATGGCTATTATTTGGTTGTTAATCTATGTCTTTGTTAACCTTACTTCAATAATTTATTTAGGTGCTTTAGCTATTTCTTCTATTGCTCCAATTAGCTTTCAGTTTTGTGTCATCGGTTTGAGTTTATTCTCGGTAATCGTAACATTGGGCGGTATGAAAGTAATTGGATACACAGATATGTTTCAGGTTATCGTTTTAATTCTCGGCGGATTAGTAACAACTTATTTAGCCTTAACATTGCTTTCAGATCAGTTTGGTTTTGGAAAAGATATTCTAAAAGCACTTTCGATTATTGCTGATGAAGCTCCAGGACATCTGCACATGATTCTAGAAGAATCAAATCCGCATTATAATGAATTGCCAGGAATGTCGGTTTTAGTTGGCGGAATGTTAATCAATAATCTGGCATATTGGGGATGTAACCAATATATTGTTCAAAGAGCTTTAGGAGCCGATTTAAAAACTGCGCGTAAAGGAATCTTATTTGCCGCTTTTCTAAAACTTTTAGTTCCAATTATTGCTGTTTTGCCAGGAATCGCCATGTTTGTAATGCACGAAAACGGAATGTTTCAACAAGAAATGGTAGATGCAGCTGGAGTTTTAAAACCAGATCACGCGTATCCAACATTAATGAATTTACTTCCGGCAGGATTAAAAGGAGTAGCTTTAGCCGCTTTAACTGCTGCGATTGTAGCTTCTTTGGCAGGAAAAGCCAATAGTATTTCGACTATTTTTTCTTTAGATATTTATAAAAAATATTTCAACTCGCAGGCATCAGAAAAGAAATTGGTTCGTACAGGAAGATGGTGCGTTGTTGTATGTATGATTATAGCGACTTTTGTTGCTCCTGCATTAAAATCATTAGATCAAGCGTATCAATTTATTCAAGAATATGTTGGATTCTTTTCGCCAGGAGTATTAGCGATTTTCTTGTTGGGAATGTTCTGGAAAAAAACAACTCCAGCAGCAGGACTTGCAGGAGCATTATTAACCGTACCTCTTGCTCGCAGTTTTGAAATTTTTACCCATGTGGACAGATGGCGTTTTTCCAGATTATCCTTTCTTAGACAGAATGACTATTGTTTTCTTCATAATTGTTTTAATAATGGTGGGAATAAGTGTGGTAAATCCAGTTTCTGAAGAAGAGTCTGAAATTCATCAAATAGAAGTAGATAAATCAATGTTTAAAGTATCATCAGAGTTTATCGTTGGTTCGTTTATTATCAGTGGCGTTTTAGTGGCTTTGTACACGGTTTTCTGGTAAGATTTTGGAATTGCTAAAAAGTCACAGGTTTTTTGTTTCACGCAGATGTGGCAGATTTAATTGATTTTTTTTATAAAATATCTGCAAAATCTGCTAAAATCATTTTAAATCTGCGTGAAAAAAATTAACAAAGAGATTAAAGTAAAGATCAAATAAAAATATGAAAAAGAAATCTATAATTACCTTAATTATCCTTTGCCTTTCGCTGACCGTTTCGGCGCAAAAGGTTTTTGATATTAAAAAATACGGTGCAGTTGGAGATGGCAAAACTTTAAACACAAAAGCCATTCAAAAAGCAATTGATGCAGCTGAATAAAAACAAAGGAGGAAAAGTTGTTTTTGCTAAAGGGACTTTTCTTTCGGGAAGTATTGTTTTAAAAGATAATGTAGAATTATTTTTTGAAGATGGAGCGATTTTGCTCGGAAGCACCAATCCAGACGATTATCCAAAATATGAAGGAATTAGAGCTTTTATTATTGCTAATCAATCCAAAAATATTGCGGTAAACGGAAAAGGAATTATCGATGGACAAGGAAGAGAATTGGCTTTAGCAATAGACAGTCTGCATCATACAGGAGTTCGAATTGATCCGAAATACAATTACAGAAGAATGCGCCCTGAAGATGGTAGAGGAAAACTGATTTCGTTTGTAAAATGCGATTCGATTACCATGACGCAAATTACATTAAAAAATAGCCCAGGCTGGACAATGTGTTTTAGAGAATGTAAAAACATTGTAATTGATTTTATGAAAGTGGAAAGCCGAGCGTATTGGAACAATGACGGAATTGACCTTGACGGCTGCGAGAATGCCCGAATTACCAATTGTAATGTAAACGCTGCAGATGACGGTATTTGTTTAAAATCTGAAGTTCCGGGATTGCACAATAACAATATTTACATCGGAAATTGTACGATAAGATCTAGTGCAAATGCAGTGAAATTTGGGACAGGTTCTTACGGAAGTTTCAAAAATGTGACCATTGAAAACATTAAAGTTTTTGATACTTTCAGATCAGCAGTTGCGATTGAATCTGTTGATGGTGCTGAGATTGAAAATATCAAAGTTTCTGATATTACAGCCCTAAATACTGGAAACGCAATATTGATTCGTTTAGGTCACAGAAATGGAGATAAACCAGGTTATATTAAAAATGTATCGGTTAAAAATGTAAAAGTACAAGTTCCCTTTGGCCGTCCAGACATTGATTACGATATGCGCGGGCCAGAAGTCGATTATTTCCATAATCCGTTTCCTTCTTCTATTGCAGGAATTCCAGGGCATTTGATAGAAAATGTGACTTTAGAAAATATCGAAATCATTTATCCAGGAAGAGCTTCAAAAGGAATGGCATATCACCCGTTAAGCAGGCTAAAAGATGTAAAAGAAAACATTAATGGATATCCTGAATTTACCATGTTTGGTGAATTGCCTTCTTGGGGATTTTATGTACGTCACGTAAACGGAATCGAAATGAAAAATATAAAACTGATTTTAGATAAGGAAGATTTTCGTCCAGCCTTTGTTTTCGACGATGTAAAAAATCTGACAATGAAAGCTATTGATGTTCCTTCGGATAAAATCAATCAGATTGTTTTTAAAGATGTTTTATCAAGCAATTTGGACAGCGAAGCCGCAAAAAGAAAAAATAGAACCAGAGCAAAATAAATTTGAATTACCAGCACATTGATAGTTGGCCACAAAGGCACTAAGACACAAAGTTTTTTTGCCAAAGATTATTAAGATTAAAAAGGATTTTTTTTCACGCAGATTCTGCAAATTTTGGAAGATTAAATTAGATTT
It encodes:
- a CDS encoding glycoside hydrolase family 28 protein, which codes for MQLNKNKGGKVVFAKGTFLSGSIVLKDNVELFFEDGAILLGSTNPDDYPKYEGIRAFIIANQSKNIAVNGKGIIDGQGRELALAIDSLHHTGVRIDPKYNYRRMRPEDGRGKLISFVKCDSITMTQITLKNSPGWTMCFRECKNIVIDFMKVESRAYWNNDGIDLDGCENARITNCNVNAADDGICLKSEVPGLHNNNIYIGNCTIRSSANAVKFGTGSYGSFKNVTIENIKVFDTFRSAVAIESVDGAEIENIKVSDITALNTGNAILIRLGHRNGDKPGYIKNVSVKNVKVQVPFGRPDIDYDMRGPEVDYFHNPFPSSIAGIPGHLIENVTLENIEIIYPGRASKGMAYHPLSRLKDVKENINGYPEFTMFGELPSWGFYVRHVNGIEMKNIKLILDKEDFRPAFVFDDVKNLTMKAIDVPSDKINQIVFKDVLSSNLDSEAAKRKNRTRAK